DNA sequence from the Sphaeramia orbicularis chromosome 13, fSphaOr1.1, whole genome shotgun sequence genome:
AAATACACTCCAAGAGCTTCAGTCAATATCCAGAGACTCACTGATCATCTCATTGCTTATTTAAAGATCATTTTTTTACATCTCCAAATTTAGTAGAAGAGAGACATCGACAAAAACATATGTGTGACTGACTCAGTCTATTTTTATCCCGGCATCTGCTCGCTGCTTTGTTTTGTTGGAGGCCTAATCGCAGAGCTAGCAGTTTGGCAGAGCAGGAGCAGGATTTGCAGAGTAGGCTACTTACGTAAGAAGACCTCCAGGGGCAGACATGGACCTCTCTGCCCGTCTGGTCTGACACTCAAAGGGATTACTGAAAGACCGCTTCCTCAGCATGGACTTTACCAGAATCTGCAGTGGACATAAGACAGAGatacaataaaatgagaaaagaaatgcaaaatattagCTAATTTTTGGAATTTCCCATCATTTTGCTTTGCAATACAGTACAAGTATAAAAGCAGCAAGATTAATTCCAGGAAGTTTATTCATATGTTATAATTAAATGAATCTCTTGTGTGTAATTCACTGATTCAACTCATAATATCATATACTTTTATAGTACTTATTATggcagaattattattattattattagtagtagtagtagtagtagtagtagtagtagtagtagctgtggtagtagtagtatatagtaTTAGTGTTAGGCAATAGTATTTATACTATATATAGCATACATTTTTATGGCAATAGTATCAGCCCTCTGTATAACATTCACGCCTGTAAACTTCCAGTTTGATCCACCAAAACAATTTCAGGTAAAATTTTGAGATACTGAAGCAAAATAATTTTGAGATAAAGAAACAATATTTgtaatacaacagaaaaaaggaGTGAAAAGCTGGAGGAGCTTTTACTGCACAAAAGCTTGAATGTATGCACACCTTCTTGGACACTTAATCTTAAATTTCTCATATATCTCTGTCCGACTCACCACAGTGGAAAGGCTGGGGATGAGTTTGATGCTGTTTTTCACCTCCTCCTCAGTGACCTCCAATGCTGTGCAGTGCTCCTCCTCCAAAGGAAGTGGATTTGACCCATTCTCCGTCACCCACGGATGGAGCTGTAACGCCACCAAACATCTTTTCCATGAAAAGGCGATACTTCTGCATACTGAGTGAGCATTAGTGTCAATCTGCAACTTAAATGACAATGTTGTCACTTGTCTTTCTCTCTGTCACCTTAATTGCAGGGATGGTGATTCTAGTTTCAGGGTTTTTGTCCAACATCCTTTGAATGAGGTCCTTTAATTCTTCACTTATCaatggcctaaaaaaaaaaaaaaaagacacaatcaTAAGCAATGGGTTTTTCAGGTAATATGAATCTACTGTTTATATTAACATgtaaaaattttatttatggCTGTTGTAAGCAAAATATAAAGCCAATCTTTGTACAAAAAGACATTGTTTTAAACATACTTCTGCTATCACACATGTACAAATTGTGACGGTAAATATGACCCAAAAAAATCATCTTGATTTATCTGTTACATAAAGTTCACAATCATCAGTTTCGTCTGTCTAGACACACTTGAGAAATATGACTCAAAAACAATTCTCTTTAGGCCATATATGTGTGATAAACACCAACAATAACAAAAAGTAATGCAGTCAAGATGCATTATTtgtcataaaattaaaaaaaaaaaatcataaaatataaagtataatataaaaaaaatcaaaaaatataataaagcaTCAATGATTCACATGTTTGTTGTTAAGAAAGGTCTCCTGAAGAAGCATTAATTTcaattgtttaatttttttttactatgaaataaaaacctgaaaacattaaaatacttatatatgttgtccaagaggtatacgagggctgttcaataagttcatggcctcacccagaaatacaggttgttataatacaggatgttacattctttcgtgatgggatagtgatgcttgaacatcgatggaccaagtgcattgctgtaaatggagattatgttgaaaaataaaatataaattatcagtctgtgttgttctgttctgggtgaggccatgaacttattgaacggccctcgtataccTAATGCATATACCCCTGTTGTTACATGCCTTTAAACTTGAACATCTATACGACTCATTAAATATACTGTGGTTTGATCACATCCTGGTCAGGTGGAAAATGTTAAAACCAAGCTAAACACTTGAACACTTTTATAATATCTAAATGTTTCTGTTGTTTGCTTACATGTCTTGGAACTCCACAGGTTTGTTCTTGATCTTATTGTGCAGGGACACAATGAATTCATCATAAAAAGGGCACTGGAGGGGGAAAAGGAAATCATTACATAATTAAATAACAGGTTTGATTAGCTTTTTATTTCAACTTCTGTTGTGAACTTGCTTACCTTTCCAAAGACAAAACAGTAAAGTGTGACTCCCATCGCCCACACGTCTAATGCCTGGTAAACAAACACAGTAATTATCAGGAGTGGGTCATTACTGAAAAGCTCACAGTAGGCGGTTGGATGCAATTTCTTGATAATGTCTTGCAATTAAACACTCTCTGAGTCATTAGCGAGACAAACCAATGAGTAAGAGTTGTCACACAGGAGAGATTTTGTCTCACCTTCCCGCTGAAGCTCTGCTCGTGCTCAGTCATCATCTCAGGTGCCATGAAGGCCGGGGTCCCAGCTGTGCTCGACAGGAGGGCGTCCGTCCCCTCAAACTCGTTGCTCACACCAAAGTCAGCGATCTTGATGTGACCATCGTCTCCCAAAAGCAGGTTGGAGGGTTTAATGTCTCTGTGGATGATCTTGTGATAGTGTACTGCAGACAGAGGTGAGAAAATAATGTTAATACACTGATCAGCTAAAAATATAAGCATACTAATAACTATAATTAGTTGTAATGGGCTGTAATTAAGTTTGTGAGCAGATGTGAATGTAATGTGAGGAATTTGCAACTCATTTGTGAACTTACAATATTCTATTCCAAGGACGACATCTCTGAAGTAAAACCGAGCCTGGTCCTCTGTGAAAGGGTTGTCTGTAGGCACTTCCATCACCGGCCTGAGCAACAGAACAATTAAATAAGGAATATCACACTTTCAATAACCTAAGGAGCTCATCAAATACTCAAACTATAGCCTCAAAAGAATCTGACAGaataaataattggaaaaaaaaaaaaaagaaagaagaaaacctACCCTTTTGTCACCAATTCGAAGGCTTGAGGATAAATAATTAAGACTTAAGTACGGCGAAGTATAACTCAAGAACTTAAAGGTTCAAGTGTGTCATATTTAGTGAGATTTGCACTGATATTGCAGATTGCAACCAGACAGAGTGGGTATTTGTCTTGCCCAGTCAAGACATTTTAGTTAAGGGAACATTAGCTCACTTAAAATAGTGAAATATCCATCAGGGTAAAGTTCCGTAACACTGGACGCCACTCAATACAAAATGTACAAAGGAGAAGAATCATGGCAGCAGAACAAGCCTGACTTGACTTTTGACCCACTCCATAAGTACATGTGGCTCATTCTGAggtaacatacaaacaaaaatttCTCTGTTCCATGTGACTGTTCACTAATTAAAATGAGTCACTCCTCTTAAATCCCTCTTAATCTTAGACACTTGACCTTTATATTCCGTCAGTAAAAACAAAACGTCCCCTACCCATATGAAGTCCATCTTCATCAGGATCATCAAGCACCTGCAAGACATGTTATCATAGCTGTCACATATTTTTCCACTTTACACAAATACATTCATGAAAAACAAAATTCCATTGGGGCAATATAAAAGCTTTTGCTCATAACAgtgatttatttactttatttactaaAATTACAGGATGTACATCTGTCTCTTTTCTTGTCACTTTCAGTTCACTGtagttttgttttacattttcctGCAGGTCTACCTTTAAATGTTGCCACCAGTAACTTCCTGTTCCAAACAAAACCTTTAAAATAGAACATAATGATCTAAAAGTCCACTGTAATCAGGCGTCTTCTGAATACCATTGTGGAGCATGTTCACTGGGCTGAAGAC
Encoded proteins:
- the camkk1b gene encoding calcium/calmodulin-dependent protein kinase kinase 1b isoform X1 codes for the protein MSADTACRAELDSEHHSELADQVAAMNVAANRMTPPNGYRTHRPRLSDRKLSLQERGSRIARQPTIETKRVSITDADDCVQLNQYKLKHEIGKGSYGVVRIAYNEDSEQYYAMKVVSKKKLMRQCGFLRRLPNQGANSQQDPFSKAVLPLEKVYKEIAILKKLDHHNVVKLVEVLDDPDEDGLHMAFELVTKGPVMEVPTDNPFTEDQARFYFRDVVLGIEYLHYHKIIHRDIKPSNLLLGDDGHIKIADFGVSNEFEGTDALLSSTAGTPAFMAPEMMTEHEQSFSGKALDVWAMGVTLYCFVFGKCPFYDEFIVSLHNKIKNKPVEFQDMPLISEELKDLIQRMLDKNPETRITIPAIKLHPWVTENGSNPLPLEEEHCTALEVTEEEVKNSIKLIPSLSTVILVKSMLRKRSFSNPFECQTRRAERSMSAPGGLLTGSWGLLGSSPLLHPSLRKISNDGSREGELEDLYEDDTFTE
- the camkk1b gene encoding calcium/calmodulin-dependent protein kinase kinase 1b isoform X3 — protein: MSADTACRAELDSEHHSELADQVAAMNVAANRMTPPNGYRTHRPRLSDRKLSLQERGSRIARQPTIETKRVSITDADDCVQLNQYKLKHEIGKGSYGVVRIAYNEDSEQYYAMKVVSKKKLMRQCGFLRRLPNQGANSQQDPFSKAVLPLEKVYKEIAILKKLDHHNVVKLVEVLDDPDEDGLHMAFELVTKGPVMEVPTDNPFTEDQARFYFRDVVLGIEYLHYHKIIHRDIKPSNLLLGDDGHIKIADFGVSNEFEGTDALLSSTAGTPAFMAPEMMTEHEQSFSGKALDVWAMGVTLYCFVFGKCPFYDEFIVSLHNKIKNKPVEFQDMPLISEELKDLIQRMLDKNPETRITIPAIKLHPWVTENGSNPLPLEEEHCTALEVTEEEVKNSIKLIPSLSTVILVKSMLRKRSFSNPFECQTRRAERSMSAPGGLLTCWGQ
- the camkk1b gene encoding calcium/calmodulin-dependent protein kinase kinase 1b isoform X2; translation: MSADTACRAELDSEHHSELADQVAAMNVAANRMTPPNGYRTHRPRLSDRKLSLQERGSRIARQPTIETKRVSITDADDCVQLNQYKLKHEIGKGSYGVVRIAYNEDSEQYYAMKVVSKKKLMRQCGFLRRLPNQGANSQQDPFSKAVLPLEKVYKEIAILKKLDHHNVVKLVEVLDDPDEDGLHMAFELVTKGPVMEVPTDNPFTEDQARFYFRDVVLGIEYLHYHKIIHRDIKPSNLLLGDDGHIKIADFGVSNEFEGTDALLSSTAGTPAFMAPEMMTEHEQSFSGKALDVWAMGVTLYCFVFGKCPFYDEFIVSLHNKIKNKPVEFQDMPLISEELKDLIQRMLDKNPETRITIPAIKLHPWVTENGSNPLPLEEEHCTALEVTEEEVKNSIKLIPSLSTVILVKSMLRKRSFSNPFECQTRRAERSMSAPGGLLTKISNDGSREGELEDLYEDDTFTE